From Oceanococcus atlanticus, a single genomic window includes:
- a CDS encoding septal ring lytic transglycosylase RlpA family protein, producing MRGVWIGVTAALLTACSSTPTSTPGRDSAPGHVPIDPWAVPEPVPKIEPRSRYGNPANYEVFGKRYRVLESAKGYRERGLASWYGTKFHGRRTSSGEPYDMFAITAAHKTLPLPTYVQVRNLENGRSLIVRVNDRGPFHPGRIIDLSYTAAVRLGVYQKGSAKVEVVALTEVPPAPAVPAEQQGPPPAEDELDALINNLRTAPGGPLPERLPFLQIAAFRNMNACVETKDALIRQNLLAISIREQGAVCQVLQGPFASDQDAQTQAQALRALGHSPVISYP from the coding sequence ATGCGCGGCGTCTGGATCGGGGTGACCGCAGCGCTGCTGACGGCCTGTTCCAGCACGCCAACGAGCACGCCAGGGCGCGATAGCGCACCTGGCCATGTCCCGATCGACCCTTGGGCCGTGCCCGAACCCGTGCCCAAGATCGAGCCGCGCAGCCGTTATGGCAACCCGGCCAACTATGAGGTTTTCGGCAAGCGCTATCGTGTCCTGGAAAGCGCAAAAGGCTATCGCGAGCGCGGACTGGCCTCATGGTATGGCACCAAATTCCATGGCCGGCGCACATCCAGCGGCGAACCCTACGACATGTTCGCCATCACCGCCGCTCACAAGACACTGCCGCTGCCAACCTACGTCCAGGTGCGCAACCTGGAAAACGGTCGCAGTCTGATCGTGCGCGTCAATGATCGCGGCCCCTTCCACCCGGGGCGCATCATTGATTTGTCTTACACCGCCGCCGTGCGCCTTGGGGTTTACCAAAAAGGTTCAGCCAAAGTCGAAGTGGTCGCCCTCACCGAGGTTCCGCCGGCCCCGGCCGTGCCCGCCGAACAACAGGGCCCGCCCCCCGCAGAGGACGAACTCGACGCCCTGATCAATAACCTGCGCACCGCCCCGGGAGGCCCGCTGCCGGAGCGCTTGCCCTTCCTCCAGATCGCAGCATTTCGTAACATGAACGCCTGCGTTGAAACCAAAGACGCGCTGATTCGGCAGAACCTTCTGGCCATTTCCATTCGCGAGCAAGGCGCTGTTTGCCAAGTGCTGCAGGGCCCCTTTGCCAGCGACCAAGATGCACAAACTCAGGCCCAGGCGCTGCGTGCGTTAGGCCACAGCCCGGTGATTAGTTACCCATGA
- a CDS encoding D-alanyl-D-alanine carboxypeptidase family protein, whose amino-acid sequence MTYRLPLFALFTALTLTFALPAAEAQQRPRMPTPEAPQIDASSYILVDFNSGQVIADKNADEQVDPASITKLMTAYIVFSELRAGNVGLDDLVTVSKKAWQAEGSRMFIEVNDQVRVEDLIRGMIIQSGNDASIALAEHLAGGENTFATWMNQHAERLGMHQTHYENATGLTGPAHKSSARDIATLVAALIEEFPEYYRLYSEREFTYAGITQSNRNRLLWRDNSVDGVKTGYTKAAGYCLASSAERDGMRLISVVLGTPSMRAREQASESLLNYGFRFFESVQVATQNEAVANAKIWKSSAENVQLGPSQTTFVTVPRGRADDISLKPQLDQRLIAPVTAGQQLGALNISLDDEKLASVPLVALQAMPLGSLWQRLRDEVLLFVKR is encoded by the coding sequence ATGACATATCGGCTCCCCCTGTTTGCCCTTTTCACGGCGCTGACGCTGACCTTTGCGCTGCCCGCTGCCGAGGCTCAACAAAGACCGCGCATGCCGACGCCGGAAGCGCCGCAAATTGATGCCAGCAGCTACATCCTGGTCGATTTCAACAGCGGCCAGGTCATTGCGGACAAAAACGCGGACGAGCAGGTGGATCCGGCGTCCATCACCAAGCTGATGACGGCCTATATCGTTTTCAGCGAGCTGCGTGCCGGCAACGTTGGGCTGGATGATCTGGTCACGGTGAGCAAGAAAGCGTGGCAAGCCGAAGGCTCACGCATGTTCATCGAAGTGAATGACCAGGTTCGGGTCGAAGATCTGATCCGCGGCATGATCATCCAGTCCGGCAACGACGCCAGCATCGCGCTGGCTGAGCACTTGGCCGGCGGCGAAAACACCTTCGCGACGTGGATGAATCAGCATGCCGAACGCCTTGGCATGCACCAGACGCACTACGAGAACGCCACCGGTCTGACCGGCCCCGCACACAAATCCAGCGCGCGCGATATCGCTACACTGGTTGCTGCGCTGATCGAGGAATTCCCGGAATACTACCGGCTGTATTCCGAGCGTGAGTTCACCTACGCAGGCATCACCCAGTCCAATCGCAATCGTCTGTTGTGGCGCGACAATTCGGTGGATGGCGTGAAAACCGGCTACACCAAAGCGGCCGGATACTGCCTAGCTTCATCTGCCGAGCGTGACGGCATGCGCCTGATTTCGGTGGTGCTGGGCACGCCCAGCATGCGTGCCCGCGAGCAAGCCAGCGAATCCTTGCTGAACTACGGTTTCCGCTTTTTCGAAAGCGTGCAGGTGGCGACCCAGAACGAAGCTGTCGCCAATGCCAAAATCTGGAAATCCAGTGCTGAGAACGTCCAGCTTGGTCCGTCTCAGACCACATTCGTCACGGTCCCTCGCGGCCGCGCCGATGACATCAGCCTCAAGCCGCAGCTGGATCAGCGCCTGATCGCGCCGGTAACTGCTGGCCAACAACTCGGCGCACTGAACATTTCGCTCGATGACGAAAAGCTTGCCAGTGTTCCGCTGGTGGCCTTGCAAGCCATGCCGTTGGGCTCGCTGTGGCAACGCTTGCGCGATGAAGTCTTGCTGTTTGTGAAACGATGA
- a CDS encoding DUF493 domain-containing protein, producing the protein MSLHAALQELDYPCTYPFKLICQPDAVETVRQAILKSLGDGAEVTDVHQRASRNGRFVSLTVTITAQSAAQIETVYADLAPVPGIVTSL; encoded by the coding sequence ATGAGTCTGCATGCCGCCCTGCAGGAACTGGACTACCCCTGCACCTACCCTTTCAAACTGATCTGCCAGCCCGATGCCGTGGAAACGGTGCGCCAGGCCATACTCAAATCGTTGGGCGATGGCGCCGAAGTGACAGATGTTCATCAACGCGCCAGCCGTAACGGCCGCTTTGTCTCGTTGACGGTCACCATCACCGCCCAGTCTGCCGCTCAGATCGAGACGGTCTACGCCGATCTTGCACCGGTGCCGGGTATCGTCACCAGTTTGTAG
- the lipB gene encoding lipoyl(octanoyl) transferase LipB: MTGVSIQCLGRADYAETFAAMRAYNDARGRQGDDQIWIVEHPPVYTQGLAGKPEHLLNPGDIPVVQTDRGGQVTYHGPGQIVVYPLLDLKRLKIGPKALVNGLEQVLIDELAALGIVAERRQGAPGVYVGADKIASLGLRIRHGCCYHGLSLNVDMDLEPFARINPCGYAGLNMSQLADFNAQDDVFVIGQRLAARIVEQFDLSLSNPRTARIEGTLTSTAGP; encoded by the coding sequence ATGACAGGCGTCAGCATTCAGTGTCTTGGACGAGCCGATTACGCGGAAACGTTCGCCGCAATGCGGGCTTACAACGACGCACGCGGCCGCCAGGGCGACGATCAGATCTGGATTGTTGAACACCCACCGGTCTACACCCAGGGGCTGGCCGGAAAGCCCGAGCACCTGCTGAATCCTGGCGATATACCGGTGGTCCAAACCGACCGCGGGGGCCAAGTTACCTATCACGGCCCCGGCCAAATCGTGGTTTACCCGCTACTCGATCTGAAACGTCTCAAGATCGGCCCTAAAGCCCTGGTTAATGGCCTGGAGCAGGTTCTGATTGATGAACTGGCCGCACTGGGTATCGTGGCCGAGCGCCGCCAGGGCGCACCAGGGGTCTATGTGGGCGCGGACAAAATTGCCTCCTTGGGCCTGCGCATACGTCACGGCTGCTGCTATCACGGCCTCTCACTCAATGTCGACATGGATCTGGAACCGTTCGCCCGCATCAACCCCTGTGGTTACGCCGGACTGAACATGAGCCAGCTGGCTGACTTCAACGCCCAGGATGACGTCTTTGTAATTGGTCAACGACTTGCCGCACGGATCGTTGAACAATTTGACTTGTCCCTATCGAACCCTCGGACTGCTAGAATCGAGGGAACCTTAACGTCCACCGCTGGTCCCTGA
- a CDS encoding MlaC/ttg2D family ABC transporter substrate-binding protein, which yields MKIQLLAAAVLAFASATAVHAQGAASDAKTSTQNASPNAVISSVAEELLGRIKKDRDALDKDPQRLYAMVDEVVLPYFDFPLMSRLVLGPAWDKADSAQQKRFMDGFKTLLVKTYGNALLQYSNEQVSFAEAEPGSKPDRASVASTIQSPGADPVTMHYRMRQKDGQWLVYDVVVDNISLVTNYRGTYASEIKRGGLESLIDKLEKQAAG from the coding sequence ATGAAGATTCAACTACTTGCCGCTGCTGTACTGGCCTTTGCAAGCGCCACTGCAGTGCACGCTCAAGGCGCAGCCAGCGACGCAAAAACCAGCACCCAGAACGCAAGCCCCAACGCCGTGATCAGCTCGGTCGCCGAGGAGCTTCTGGGCCGCATCAAGAAAGATCGGGACGCTCTGGACAAGGATCCGCAACGCCTCTATGCCATGGTTGACGAGGTGGTGCTGCCCTACTTTGATTTTCCGCTGATGTCGCGCCTGGTTCTTGGCCCGGCCTGGGACAAAGCCGACAGCGCCCAGCAGAAGCGCTTCATGGATGGATTCAAGACGCTGCTGGTCAAGACCTATGGCAATGCCCTGCTCCAGTACAGCAACGAACAGGTCAGCTTTGCCGAAGCCGAACCTGGCTCCAAACCAGACCGCGCCAGCGTTGCTTCAACGATCCAGTCCCCCGGCGCCGATCCGGTGACCATGCACTACCGCATGCGCCAGAAAGACGGCCAGTGGCTGGTCTATGACGTGGTGGTCGACAACATCAGCCTGGTCACCAACTATCGGGGCACCTACGCCTCAGAAATCAAGCGTGGTGGTTTGGAAAGCCTGATCGACAAGCTGGAAAAGCAAGCCGCGGGCTAA
- a CDS encoding MlaA family lipoprotein has product MNKRAIQGVILALVVVLAGCAHRPAHDPSDPLESVNRGIFAFNMTADKYVLRPVAKGYRWAVPGFARTGIKNFFRNLGYPVTIANQYLQGKLADGTADLGRFLLNTTLGLGGFVDVAGYWGLPAHDEDFGQTFGRWGVGEGWYLMLPFLGPSTNRDVVGMVFGAPLNPTYYSDETATIWGLTVLDAIQTRAQFLNADALLMQQLDPYAFMRNAYLQRRWSAIHDGNPPMDDEPDFEAYDDF; this is encoded by the coding sequence GTGAACAAGCGAGCAATTCAGGGCGTCATCCTGGCGCTGGTCGTGGTGCTTGCCGGCTGCGCACACCGCCCGGCGCATGATCCATCCGATCCGCTGGAAAGCGTTAATCGCGGCATTTTTGCCTTCAACATGACCGCCGACAAGTATGTCTTGCGGCCAGTCGCAAAAGGTTACCGCTGGGCCGTGCCGGGCTTTGCACGCACCGGCATCAAGAATTTCTTCCGCAATCTGGGCTACCCGGTCACCATTGCCAACCAATACCTGCAGGGCAAGCTGGCCGATGGCACAGCGGATCTGGGACGTTTCCTGCTCAACACCACGCTTGGCCTGGGTGGTTTTGTTGATGTCGCGGGTTATTGGGGTCTGCCGGCCCATGATGAGGATTTCGGCCAAACCTTTGGTCGCTGGGGCGTTGGCGAAGGCTGGTATTTGATGCTGCCGTTTCTTGGCCCAAGCACCAACCGTGACGTGGTTGGCATGGTCTTTGGCGCCCCGCTCAATCCGACCTATTACTCGGACGAAACGGCCACCATCTGGGGCCTGACGGTGCTCGACGCCATTCAGACACGCGCACAATTCCTGAATGCCGACGCGTTGTTAATGCAGCAGCTGGACCCTTACGCGTTCATGCGCAATGCCTATCTGCAACGCCGCTGGTCAGCCATTCATGACGGCAACCCGCCGATGGATGACGAACCTGACTTCGAAGCCTACGACGATTTCTGA
- a CDS encoding alpha/beta fold hydrolase encodes MKKLLILLILLIAGIVAFDMLFPAQAAHYGVALERWRNGLESKSIDVDGMQIAYNEGGQGEPLLLIHGFGADKDNWTRVAGHLTPHYRVIAIDLPGFGQSSRIPNAEFDIVSQTRRVHQIASALGLERFHLGGSSMGGNISLTYAGLYPDQVMSLWVLAPAGVEGSEISELRQRYAQTGENALIVKQAEDFPSIMQFTMSKPPFLPYSVKHQLGLRAAADHDLHKRIFETLNRDAQSVNALIKDSPIPALVVWGDQDRALHYSGAEILKSLMPNAKIIVRPGIGHLPMIEEPQRSAQDWLSFQSSQ; translated from the coding sequence ATGAAAAAACTGCTCATCCTGCTGATCCTGTTGATTGCCGGCATTGTTGCTTTCGACATGTTGTTCCCGGCCCAAGCGGCCCACTACGGCGTCGCGTTGGAACGCTGGCGTAATGGCCTGGAAAGCAAAAGCATCGACGTCGATGGCATGCAGATCGCCTACAACGAAGGTGGTCAAGGCGAACCCTTGCTGCTGATTCATGGCTTTGGCGCCGACAAGGACAACTGGACACGCGTCGCAGGTCATCTCACCCCCCACTACCGGGTGATTGCCATTGATTTGCCGGGCTTCGGCCAGAGCAGCCGCATACCCAACGCCGAGTTCGACATCGTCAGCCAGACCCGCAGGGTGCACCAGATTGCCTCAGCACTTGGACTTGAGCGTTTCCACCTTGGAGGCAGCTCCATGGGCGGCAACATCAGCCTGACGTATGCCGGGTTGTACCCCGACCAAGTCATGAGTCTGTGGGTGCTGGCGCCCGCAGGCGTGGAAGGCAGCGAGATCAGCGAACTTCGTCAGCGTTATGCGCAGACCGGTGAGAATGCTCTGATCGTGAAACAGGCTGAGGATTTCCCCAGCATCATGCAGTTCACCATGAGCAAACCACCGTTTCTGCCTTACAGTGTCAAGCACCAGCTTGGTCTGCGCGCAGCAGCCGATCATGACCTGCACAAGCGCATATTTGAAACGCTCAATCGTGATGCCCAAAGCGTCAATGCGCTGATCAAAGACAGTCCGATACCCGCGCTCGTGGTCTGGGGTGATCAGGACCGTGCTTTGCACTACAGCGGAGCGGAAATCCTCAAGAGCTTGATGCCAAACGCGAAGATCATTGTGCGGCCAGGCATCGGTCATCTCCCCATGATCGAGGAACCGCAGCGTTCGGCCCAAGATTGGCTGAGTTTCCAGAGCAGCCAATAG
- the fabR gene encoding HTH-type transcriptional repressor FabR, with protein MPASSHHRGKQHINRQDLLDAALRLLGPNRSVSTLGLREVARAADIAPNSFYRHFRDIDELAVALIEQAGGALRTIIREARNRVSNDRSAVVSSVETFMEQLEADEKYLHLLLREGSAGSTAFKQAIERQLQYFETELQEDLVRLSSAAGRPLSRPDLVSKAITRMIFALGGTAMDQNSDQREQTAQQMIIIIRMIIAGSLILPRQHAGL; from the coding sequence GTGCCGGCGTCATCCCATCATCGCGGCAAACAGCATATCAACCGTCAGGATTTGCTTGATGCCGCGTTGAGGTTGTTGGGGCCCAATCGCAGTGTATCGACCCTGGGGCTGCGTGAAGTTGCACGTGCTGCGGACATCGCCCCCAACAGCTTCTACCGCCATTTTCGCGACATTGACGAGCTTGCCGTCGCCCTGATCGAGCAAGCCGGCGGCGCCCTGCGAACAATCATTCGCGAGGCCCGCAACCGCGTCAGCAATGATCGCAGCGCTGTGGTCAGTTCGGTCGAGACCTTCATGGAACAGCTTGAGGCCGACGAGAAGTACCTGCACCTGCTCCTGCGCGAAGGTAGCGCTGGCTCTACAGCCTTCAAGCAGGCGATCGAACGCCAGTTGCAGTACTTTGAGACCGAACTGCAGGAAGATCTGGTGCGCCTGTCGAGCGCTGCAGGACGTCCGTTGTCACGACCGGACCTGGTTTCCAAAGCGATCACGCGGATGATTTTTGCGCTTGGTGGCACTGCCATGGATCAGAATTCCGACCAACGCGAACAAACCGCGCAACAAATGATCATCATCATACGCATGATCATAGCCGGCTCCTTGATTCTGCCACGGCAACACGCAGGCCTCTGA
- a CDS encoding TonB-dependent receptor domain-containing protein, with translation MIKIRSATIGSPLSAIWGVAALTLSAPVFAQDVEQIDLESSDAAIEAMEAESESSVDLGAIQVTGSRIKQANLTSTSPVTIVNETEIKYQGTIRVEDLINSLPQAFADQGGNLSNGATGTATVNLRNLGSERTLVLIDGKRMHSGDPREPVPDLNTIPAALIERVEIVTGGASAVYGSDAVAGVVNFIMKKGFSGVQLDYQHGFYFHENDNQSARDRLRARGFEEPDATVADGQSNTLSLIVGSDSADGLGNSTFYAVYRELNAVRQSERDYSACSVGGNPQACLGSFTNAPANFISYDADFGNETLYSLEPGGNSLIDPNGNSLFNFAPFNYYQRNNENLSLGAMFSREINETMLAYANFSFTEDRTNGVIAPSGIFATVDTVRCDNPLLSADQVQKFCTDQGYGPTDTANVFILRRNVEGGPRDDDLTHTSMRSVFGLEGEFEYKGLWSYDIFGQIASAKVNQIYRNDMSITRQNRAVDAVQDDEGNIVCRSVVDGSDPDCVVYNIFDDSVEVDPAALDYILTPGLLAGRTEQTVLGATVSGAFDDLILPTASTPVGFAFGVERRSEKLNFDPDQSFVTGDLAGQGGATIGTGGAFDLFEIFGETRIPLLQDRPGMYDVNLELGYRFSDYSSTDSTHTYKALLNWAFDEQLNVRGGYNRAVRAPNIIELSQPISVNLAGNTDPCAGDPNAAEESARPTATAEQCQNDAFFAANPDAYGNVSQNPAGQYNGLYGTTPGLEPEEADTYTLGLVYTPEFIENFSVTLDYYNIEVSGLIDSYGADTVLRECYDNGNLCDLISRDPSTGSLWLGQNGFVNVQTLNTGSIKIKGIDLGMNYRMSLNDYGMLNLELAGAYNLSEVVERVPGSSTFDCDGRYGLECGVPKPDWRHKFRARWLTPYNGIEASLAWRYIGGVRADDASLSDRTPDPETGEIPPASVNDSLASYSYFDLGVTVPFDRFSFRAGINNLLDKDPPVISGGSGDPLPGVVGNGNTFPQIYDALGRYVFIGVSADF, from the coding sequence ATGATCAAGATTAGGTCGGCGACGATTGGCTCGCCGCTATCCGCTATTTGGGGGGTTGCAGCGCTGACGCTGTCTGCGCCCGTTTTCGCACAGGACGTCGAGCAGATTGATCTGGAGTCCTCTGATGCCGCCATCGAAGCGATGGAGGCAGAGTCGGAGTCGTCGGTTGATCTGGGCGCCATTCAGGTCACCGGTTCGCGTATCAAGCAGGCCAACCTGACCAGTACCAGTCCGGTGACCATCGTCAACGAAACGGAAATCAAGTACCAGGGTACGATCCGTGTCGAAGACCTGATCAACAGCCTGCCGCAGGCTTTCGCTGATCAGGGCGGTAACCTGTCCAACGGCGCGACCGGGACGGCAACCGTCAACCTGCGTAACCTCGGTTCCGAGCGGACGCTGGTCCTGATTGATGGCAAGCGCATGCACTCCGGTGATCCGCGTGAGCCGGTGCCCGACCTGAACACCATCCCGGCGGCACTGATCGAACGCGTTGAAATCGTCACAGGCGGTGCATCCGCGGTCTACGGTTCTGACGCTGTGGCCGGTGTGGTCAACTTCATCATGAAGAAAGGCTTCAGCGGCGTACAGCTGGATTACCAGCACGGTTTCTACTTCCATGAGAACGACAATCAAAGTGCGCGTGATCGTCTGCGGGCCCGCGGCTTTGAGGAGCCGGATGCCACCGTTGCAGATGGTCAGAGCAACACGCTGAGCCTGATTGTGGGTTCGGATTCCGCCGATGGTCTGGGCAACTCGACCTTCTACGCGGTCTACCGTGAGCTCAATGCTGTGCGTCAGTCCGAGCGTGACTACTCGGCATGTTCCGTGGGTGGTAACCCGCAGGCGTGTCTGGGGTCGTTCACCAACGCGCCGGCCAACTTTATCTCCTACGACGCAGATTTCGGCAACGAAACCCTGTACAGCCTTGAGCCAGGCGGCAATAGCTTGATTGATCCGAATGGCAACAGCCTGTTCAATTTTGCACCGTTCAATTACTACCAGCGCAACAACGAAAATCTGTCGCTGGGTGCCATGTTCTCGCGCGAGATCAACGAAACGATGCTGGCCTATGCCAACTTCAGTTTCACCGAAGATCGTACCAATGGCGTGATTGCACCGAGTGGTATTTTTGCGACCGTAGACACCGTGCGTTGCGACAATCCTCTGCTGTCCGCTGATCAGGTTCAGAAATTCTGTACTGATCAGGGTTATGGCCCCACGGATACCGCGAACGTGTTCATTCTGCGTCGTAACGTTGAAGGTGGTCCGCGTGATGACGATCTGACCCACACCAGCATGCGCAGCGTGTTTGGCCTGGAAGGAGAATTTGAGTACAAGGGCCTGTGGTCCTATGACATCTTTGGTCAGATTGCCAGCGCCAAGGTCAACCAGATCTATCGCAACGACATGTCGATCACGCGTCAGAATCGTGCGGTTGATGCGGTTCAGGACGACGAAGGCAACATCGTATGCCGCAGCGTGGTTGATGGCAGCGATCCGGATTGCGTGGTCTACAACATCTTCGACGACAGCGTTGAGGTTGATCCGGCTGCCCTGGACTACATCCTGACTCCGGGACTGCTTGCCGGGCGTACCGAGCAGACCGTTCTGGGTGCCACGGTTTCCGGTGCCTTTGATGACCTGATTCTGCCGACGGCCTCGACCCCGGTGGGCTTTGCTTTCGGTGTTGAGCGACGTAGCGAAAAGCTCAACTTCGATCCCGATCAGTCTTTCGTGACCGGTGATTTGGCGGGTCAGGGCGGCGCCACGATTGGTACCGGAGGTGCTTTCGATCTGTTTGAAATCTTCGGTGAGACGCGTATTCCGCTGCTGCAGGATCGTCCCGGCATGTACGACGTGAATCTGGAGCTGGGCTATCGTTTCTCCGATTACAGCTCGACCGACTCGACGCACACCTACAAAGCACTGCTGAACTGGGCGTTCGATGAGCAGCTCAACGTACGTGGTGGTTACAACCGTGCGGTGCGCGCACCGAATATCATCGAACTTTCCCAGCCGATTTCAGTGAATCTGGCGGGTAATACTGACCCGTGTGCCGGTGACCCCAATGCGGCAGAAGAGTCGGCTCGCCCGACCGCCACCGCCGAGCAGTGCCAGAATGATGCGTTCTTCGCAGCCAATCCGGACGCCTACGGCAACGTGTCGCAGAATCCGGCGGGCCAGTACAACGGCCTGTATGGCACCACCCCTGGGCTGGAGCCGGAAGAAGCAGACACCTACACGCTGGGTCTGGTTTACACCCCGGAGTTCATCGAGAACTTCAGCGTAACCCTGGACTACTACAACATCGAAGTCAGTGGTCTGATTGACAGCTATGGTGCCGACACCGTGCTGCGTGAGTGCTACGACAACGGCAATCTGTGCGACCTGATCAGCCGCGACCCCAGCACCGGCAGCTTGTGGTTGGGCCAGAATGGCTTCGTCAACGTGCAGACGCTGAACACCGGTTCGATCAAGATCAAGGGTATCGACCTGGGTATGAACTACCGTATGAGCTTGAACGACTACGGTATGTTGAACCTGGAACTCGCCGGCGCCTATAACCTGTCTGAAGTGGTTGAGCGTGTGCCGGGCAGCAGCACCTTTGACTGCGATGGTCGTTACGGTCTGGAATGCGGTGTGCCGAAACCAGATTGGCGCCATAAATTCCGCGCCCGCTGGTTGACGCCGTACAACGGTATCGAAGCCTCGCTGGCCTGGCGCTACATTGGCGGCGTGCGTGCTGACGATGCCAGCCTGTCCGATCGTACCCCTGATCCTGAGACGGGCGAAATTCCCCCGGCTTCGGTCAACGATTCGCTCGCGTCATACAGCTACTTTGATCTGGGTGTTACCGTGCCGTTTGATCGCTTCAGCTTCCGTGCGGGTATCAACAACCTGCTCGACAAGGACCCGCCTGTGATCAGCGGTGGTTCGGGTGATCCGCTGCCGGGCGTTGTGGGCAATGGCAATACCTTCCCGCAGATTTACGATGCACTGGGTCGCTACGTGTTCATCGGTGTCAGTGCTGACTTCTAA
- a CDS encoding tetratricopeptide repeat protein: protein MREFVARHVDLNARPGQRLEQLIHGMLDEQLLALEFELGRTRTAAQTFEDRRGNCLSFTNLFVALAREAGLLVNYQLIDVPASWERNGDWVVVDNHINAILHNLRVDGSHRWNYVVDFNMADFQGHYPREEIDDARAFALFFNNRGAEFMQRGHLEQAHSHLAQAHALNPRLPALWLNLGSLYRKQDQHEQAKSAYLEALRLDPHAPAALSNLASLYRSLGKTKQALQVERRLSQLREQDPYYFYQRSLTAYSSGQWLEATRHLDQALRLKKDEHQFIFLRALLELQQGQIERARTSLEQAQSLASNAQTRALYSSKIHRLSSESHS, encoded by the coding sequence ATGCGTGAATTTGTGGCCCGGCATGTGGATTTGAACGCGCGCCCCGGACAACGCCTCGAACAGCTGATACACGGCATGCTGGATGAGCAGCTGCTGGCCCTTGAATTTGAACTGGGGCGCACGCGCACAGCCGCGCAGACCTTCGAAGACCGTCGCGGCAATTGCCTGTCTTTCACCAACCTTTTCGTCGCGCTGGCGCGTGAGGCCGGCCTGCTCGTCAACTATCAATTGATCGATGTCCCGGCAAGTTGGGAACGCAATGGCGACTGGGTGGTTGTGGATAATCACATCAACGCCATTCTGCACAACTTGCGCGTCGACGGATCGCACCGCTGGAACTACGTCGTCGACTTCAACATGGCCGATTTTCAAGGCCACTATCCGCGCGAAGAGATCGATGACGCCCGCGCTTTTGCGCTGTTCTTCAACAACCGTGGCGCCGAATTCATGCAACGCGGCCACCTTGAACAAGCCCACAGTCATTTGGCTCAAGCGCATGCCTTGAACCCGCGCCTTCCTGCGTTGTGGCTCAATCTGGGCTCGCTTTACCGCAAGCAAGATCAGCACGAGCAAGCGAAAAGTGCCTATCTGGAAGCACTGCGCCTTGATCCGCACGCACCAGCAGCGTTATCCAATCTGGCCAGCTTGTACCGAAGCCTTGGCAAGACCAAGCAAGCACTGCAGGTTGAAAGACGCCTCAGCCAGCTTCGCGAGCAAGACCCGTACTACTTTTATCAACGCAGCCTTACGGCTTACAGCTCTGGTCAATGGCTCGAGGCCACGCGCCACCTGGATCAGGCCTTGCGACTGAAAAAAGACGAGCATCAGTTCATCTTTCTTCGCGCTCTGCTAGAGCTGCAACAAGGACAGATTGAACGTGCCCGTACCTCCCTGGAGCAGGCTCAGTCACTCGCCAGCAATGCCCAGACACGTGCGCTGTACAGCAGCAAGATCCATCGGCTGAGCAGCGAATCACATTCATAA